The following are encoded in a window of Mannheimia varigena genomic DNA:
- the aspS gene encoding aspartate--tRNA ligase, with translation MMRSHYCGHLNRTHVGQAVILSGWVHRVRNLGRFIFMQIRDREGIVQVFFDEKDEALFKQASALRSEACVQIQGEVIARDESQINKEMATGEIEVLVKNLVVYNNAEVMPLDFNQTNTEEQRLKYRYLDLRRPEMAEKLKTRAKITSFVRRFMDDHGFLDIETPMLTKATPEGARDYLVPSRVHKGKFYALPQSPQLFKQLLMMSSFDRYYQIVKCFRDEDLRADRQPEFTQIDVETSFLTAEEVRALMEEMIHGLWLDRLNVDLGKFPMMTWAEAMQRFGSDKPDLRNPLEMVDVADILKSVDFKVFSGPANDPKGRVVALRVPNGASLTRKNIDDYTQFVGIYGAKGLAWLKVNDVNAGLEGIQSPVAKFLNEEVLKALFERLNLQKDDIVFFGADNWNVATNAIGALRLKVGNDLGLTDTKAWKPLWVVDFPMFERDDEGNLSAMHHPFTSPKDLSPEELVKDPENAVANAYDMVINGYEVGGGSVRIFSQQMQQTVFSILGINEEEQQEKFGFLLDALKFGTPPHAGLAFGLDRLTMLITGTDNIRDVIAFPKTTAAACLMTEAPSYANPKALDELAITVKAVEKAE, from the coding sequence ATGATGCGTTCTCACTATTGCGGCCACCTAAACCGCACTCATGTTGGACAAGCCGTGATATTAAGCGGTTGGGTTCACCGTGTTCGTAACCTTGGTCGTTTTATTTTTATGCAAATTCGTGACCGTGAAGGCATTGTGCAAGTGTTTTTCGATGAGAAAGACGAGGCACTTTTCAAACAAGCCTCTGCTCTACGTTCAGAAGCCTGCGTGCAGATTCAAGGTGAGGTGATCGCCCGTGATGAATCGCAAATCAACAAAGAGATGGCGACCGGTGAAATTGAAGTCTTGGTGAAAAATCTAGTGGTATATAACAACGCTGAAGTGATGCCGCTTGACTTCAACCAAACCAACACCGAAGAACAGCGTTTGAAATATCGCTATTTGGATTTACGCCGCCCTGAAATGGCAGAAAAACTCAAAACCCGTGCCAAAATCACGAGTTTCGTTCGCCGCTTTATGGACGACCACGGTTTCTTAGACATCGAAACCCCAATGCTTACCAAAGCGACACCTGAAGGGGCTCGTGACTATTTAGTGCCAAGCCGTGTGCATAAAGGCAAATTCTATGCATTGCCACAATCTCCACAACTTTTCAAACAGTTGCTGATGATGTCGAGCTTTGACCGTTACTACCAAATCGTAAAATGTTTCCGTGACGAAGATTTGCGTGCAGATCGCCAGCCGGAATTTACCCAAATCGATGTGGAAACCTCGTTCTTAACCGCCGAAGAAGTACGTGCGTTAATGGAAGAGATGATTCACGGCTTATGGTTAGACCGCTTGAACGTGGACTTAGGCAAATTCCCAATGATGACGTGGGCAGAAGCGATGCAACGTTTCGGCTCAGACAAACCGGACTTGCGTAACCCGTTAGAAATGGTGGACGTGGCGGATATTTTAAAATCGGTCGATTTCAAAGTATTCAGCGGCCCAGCGAACGATCCGAAAGGGCGTGTTGTGGCTCTTCGTGTACCAAATGGGGCATCGCTCACTCGTAAAAATATTGATGACTACACTCAATTTGTCGGCATTTACGGAGCAAAAGGCTTAGCGTGGTTGAAAGTGAATGACGTAAACGCCGGCTTAGAAGGTATTCAAAGCCCGGTGGCAAAATTCTTAAACGAAGAGGTGTTAAAAGCCTTATTTGAACGTTTAAATCTACAAAAAGATGACATCGTGTTCTTCGGTGCAGACAACTGGAACGTGGCAACCAACGCTATCGGTGCATTACGTTTGAAAGTGGGTAATGATTTAGGCTTAACCGACACCAAAGCGTGGAAACCATTGTGGGTGGTTGATTTCCCAATGTTTGAGCGTGATGACGAAGGCAATTTATCCGCAATGCACCACCCATTCACCTCGCCAAAAGATTTATCGCCGGAAGAGTTGGTGAAAGATCCTGAAAATGCGGTGGCGAATGCTTATGATATGGTGATCAACGGCTACGAAGTGGGCGGCGGCTCAGTGCGTATTTTCAGCCAACAAATGCAACAAACCGTGTTCAGCATTTTAGGCATTAACGAAGAAGAGCAACAAGAGAAATTCGGCTTCTTGCTTGATGCGTTAAAATTCGGTACACCACCACACGCAGGTTTAGCGTTCGGTTTAGACCGCTTAACAATGTTGATTACCGGCACCGACAACATTCGTGATGTGATCGCCTTCCCGAAAACTACCGCAGCAGCGTGTTTAATGACAGAAGCACCAAGCTATGCAAATCCGAAAGCGTTGGATGAGTTGGCGATTACGGTGAAAGCGGTTGAAAAAGCCGAATAA
- the dinB gene encoding DNA polymerase IV → MVAEFQRKIIHIDMDCFYAAIEMRDNPSLVGKLVAVGGRANQRGVLTTCNYEARKFGLRSAMPTATALKKCPNLVLLPVNMPLYKAVSAQIHEIFYRYTPIIEALSLDEAYLDVTDCELYSGSATWIAQAIRNDIWQELKLTASAGVAPLKFLAKIASDQNKPNGQFVITPDEVQTFVKNLPLAKIPGVGKVTNEKLHKLGLETCGDVQNAEQALIYREFGKFGQRLWDFCHGIDERKIEPFRPRKSLAVENTLLDDISTFEEAQQIIADLFDKLMFRLERSGAEMPLSEFKKLGIKLKFDDFSQTTLERTTDGLSYARFETLLQQIFVRRNERKIRLIGLTVHFPEKKVNHQLNLWE, encoded by the coding sequence ATGGTGGCGGAGTTTCAACGGAAAATTATCCATATTGATATGGATTGTTTCTATGCAGCGATAGAAATGCGGGATAATCCTTCGTTAGTGGGCAAGCTTGTCGCAGTGGGCGGTCGAGCTAATCAGCGTGGCGTGCTGACTACCTGCAATTACGAAGCCCGAAAATTTGGCTTACGCAGTGCAATGCCGACCGCAACCGCCCTAAAAAAATGCCCGAATTTGGTGTTGCTGCCGGTGAATATGCCACTTTATAAAGCGGTTTCGGCACAAATCCATGAAATTTTTTATCGCTACACGCCGATTATTGAGGCTCTTTCTCTTGATGAAGCCTATTTAGATGTGACGGATTGCGAGCTTTACTCCGGTTCGGCGACTTGGATTGCACAGGCTATTCGCAATGATATTTGGCAGGAATTGAAATTAACTGCCTCGGCTGGCGTTGCTCCGCTAAAATTTTTGGCGAAGATCGCCTCAGATCAAAACAAGCCAAACGGGCAGTTTGTGATTACGCCTGATGAGGTGCAAACTTTTGTGAAAAATCTACCGCTTGCAAAAATTCCTGGTGTGGGCAAAGTGACGAATGAGAAGCTACACAAGCTGGGGCTGGAAACCTGTGGTGATGTACAAAACGCTGAGCAGGCGTTGATTTATCGGGAATTTGGCAAATTCGGGCAGCGGCTTTGGGACTTCTGCCACGGTATTGATGAGCGGAAAATTGAGCCGTTTCGCCCTCGAAAATCGCTCGCGGTAGAAAATACCTTGCTTGATGATATTTCTACCTTTGAAGAGGCTCAACAGATTATCGCCGATTTATTCGATAAATTGATGTTTCGCCTTGAGCGAAGCGGTGCGGAAATGCCGTTGAGCGAGTTTAAAAAATTAGGCATTAAATTAAAATTTGACGATTTCAGCCAAACCACTCTTGAGAGGACAACAGACGGCTTGAGTTACGCACGTTTTGAAACGCTTTTGCAGCAAATTTTTGTTAGACGAAATGAACGAAAAATAAGATTGATTGGTCTAACAGTTCACTTTCCTGAGAAAAAAGTAAATCATCAGTTAAATTTATGGGAATAA
- a CDS encoding lysine exporter LysO family protein — translation MLYGLAIVLIPLFLGYLITVKNHRYMAIVNKVVNICLYLILLVMGISLGQIDNILTELPQIGGMAFSLVAILLLSNIVGLVIYDKFQPMKREEVNQDELPSRLHLLIDSLKLIGVTLLGGIIGYYTKGSVDFPLHSSTYVLEVMIFGVGIQLRNSGIPLREVFFNKRGIYTSIVMVASSLIGGVISAFLLDISLAKGLTFASAFGWYSLSSVLVNDVWGPIYGSIAFFNDISREILCLFLVPLFMRQFPSTAVGIGGATSLDCMLPIIQKSGGIQIVPLAISFGFIVNLAAPLLLAIFIGLEG, via the coding sequence ATGCTCTACGGTTTAGCCATTGTGCTGATTCCCCTCTTTCTGGGTTACCTAATCACGGTTAAAAACCACCGCTATATGGCAATCGTCAATAAAGTGGTGAACATCTGCCTTTACCTGATTTTGTTGGTAATGGGGATTTCGCTCGGACAAATTGACAACATCTTAACCGAGCTGCCGCAAATCGGCGGAATGGCGTTTAGTTTGGTGGCGATTTTGCTGCTTTCTAACATTGTAGGATTGGTGATTTACGACAAATTTCAGCCAATGAAACGAGAAGAAGTAAATCAAGACGAATTACCCTCTCGCCTGCATTTATTAATTGATTCCCTCAAATTAATCGGCGTAACCTTACTAGGCGGCATTATTGGCTATTACACTAAAGGCTCTGTAGATTTCCCTTTACACTCAAGTACTTATGTTTTAGAAGTGATGATTTTCGGGGTGGGTATTCAGCTTCGCAACAGCGGCATTCCATTGCGTGAGGTGTTTTTCAACAAACGGGGGATTTATACTTCTATCGTAATGGTGGCAAGTTCGTTAATTGGCGGTGTAATTTCCGCTTTCTTGCTGGATATTTCGCTCGCCAAAGGCTTAACCTTTGCTTCTGCTTTCGGTTGGTATTCGCTTTCAAGCGTGTTGGTGAACGATGTGTGGGGTCCGATTTACGGCAGTATCGCCTTTTTTAACGATATTTCCCGCGAAATTTTATGTCTGTTTTTAGTGCCACTGTTTATGCGACAATTCCCCTCCACCGCCGTTGGAATCGGCGGAGCAACCTCGCTGGATTGTATGCTCCCAATTATTCAAAAATCAGGCGGTATTCAAATTGTACCACTAGCGATTAGCTTCGGATTTATTGTGAATTTAGCCGCACCACTCTTGCTGGCAATTTTTATTGGGTTAGAAGGCTAA